A genome region from Triticum aestivum cultivar Chinese Spring chromosome 2B, IWGSC CS RefSeq v2.1, whole genome shotgun sequence includes the following:
- the LOC123046122 gene encoding 60S ribosomal protein L14-1, with protein MPFKRFVEIGRVALVNYGKDYGRLVVIVDVVDQNRALVDAPDMVRCQMNFKRLSLTDIKIDIKRIPKKATLIKAMEEADVKTKWENSSWGKKLVVQKRRASLNDFDRFKVMLAKIKRGGAIRQELAKLKKEVAAA; from the exons ATG CCGTTCAAGAGGTTCGTGGAGATCGGGCGGGTGGCCCTGGTGAACTACGGCAAGGACTACGGCCGCCTTGTCGTCATCGTCGACGTCGTCGACCAGAACAGG GCACTTGTTGATGCTCCGGACATGGTCCGCTGCCAGATGAACTTCAAGCGGCTCTCTCTGACCGACATCAAGATTGACATCAAGCGGATCCCTAAGAAGGCAACTTTGATCAAAGCTATGGAGGAAGCTG ATGTGAAGACCAAGTGGGAGAACAGCTCATGGGGCAAGAAGTTGGTTGTCCAGAAGAGGAGGGCATCGCTCAATGACTTTGACAGGTTCAAGGTCATGCTCGCCAAGATCAAG AGGGGAGGAGCTATCAGGCAGGAGCTAGCTAAGCTTAAGAAGGAGGTTGCTGCTGCTTAG